The Cohnella abietis genome has a segment encoding these proteins:
- a CDS encoding alpha-mannosidase, which produces MFWTEEKLEARVKELASWRYREAQRIEVFRALVDEEGEVGVRPPEGGQWRDMKQGDRWEGRDLYLWLDANVSIPAAWTNRRVVGLFDFGLTGAGNNSGFESLLYLNGVPYQGVDSNHKEVFLPEGAAGTTVRVQFRLWSGLEGGGEPQQQEHRLHRAEIVWLDEATDRFYYMSKAVLQTIKVLSSGIAERTDLLTALDRSFLSIDWSRPGSERFYESISAAEDELRQAIEAIPRNNSSVTVRCIGHTHIDVAWLWRLKHTREKSARSFSTVLRLMELFPEYVFLQTQPQLYEYLKNDYPDIYAALKERVKEGRWEAAGGMWLEADCNLTSGESIVRQLLYGTKFLREEFGTECTYLWLPDVFGYSWALPQILRKSGISTFMTTKISWNQYNRMPHDTFQWRGIDGSKVLTHFITTPEDSDNWWYTYNGDITASSVQGIWDKYRDKEVNRELLLSYGYGDGGGGVNREHLEMRRQLANMPGLPKVETGRADEYFAKLQQTVEQSDRYVHTWDGELYLEYHRGTYTSQAYNKRMNRKLELLSRDAEWLQVCRAALSGDWSNYPQEQLDESWKTILRNQFHDIIPGSSIPEVYHDSREEYEQAKDTLEDCRVQAITALSDKGTLGDDEYVIWNASSWSYNGLVAVENCAKDTAWRDAEGRLLVSEFDGERHWVKVQDVPALGFVTLRREDSLDVEKQEVSSPFSIRDRAIDTPFYELEWNEKGQLTRLYDRAAGREVLAPGNRANVLQVFEDKPKMFEAWDIDIYYGEKMQEIDGLVSSQVEVGLLRTVVTFVWSYMDSSIRQRMIVYADNRRIDFETEVDWQERQELLKVAFPVDIRTTEATYDIQFGNVKRPTHWNTSWDYARFETVGHQWVDLSEHGYGVSLLNDCKYGHDIKDGVIRLTLIKSATYPDPGADQGEHLFTYALYPHEGDWREGHTAQAAWQLNQPVYATAGRAPTPKFSLLRLVTGDAMIDAVKRAEDGMGLIVRLHEYKGGRSQIALASDVPIQSWQETDLLERSLETAAQSGPIILDLAPYEIKTIRISLIDVAVFSS; this is translated from the coding sequence ATGTTTTGGACAGAGGAAAAGCTAGAAGCGAGAGTTAAAGAGCTAGCGTCATGGCGTTATCGGGAGGCGCAGCGTATCGAGGTGTTTCGCGCGCTAGTCGATGAGGAAGGCGAAGTCGGGGTTCGTCCTCCGGAGGGGGGCCAGTGGCGTGACATGAAACAGGGCGACCGCTGGGAAGGAAGAGATCTTTATCTCTGGCTCGATGCCAACGTTTCTATTCCAGCAGCGTGGACTAACCGCCGTGTTGTCGGTTTATTTGATTTCGGGCTTACTGGCGCGGGTAACAATTCAGGCTTTGAATCTTTACTCTATTTGAATGGTGTGCCTTACCAAGGCGTGGATTCAAACCATAAAGAGGTATTTCTGCCTGAAGGTGCAGCGGGAACGACTGTCCGGGTCCAGTTCCGACTCTGGTCAGGACTCGAAGGGGGAGGCGAACCGCAGCAGCAGGAGCATCGGCTTCACCGCGCTGAAATCGTATGGCTAGACGAAGCAACGGATCGCTTCTATTATATGTCCAAAGCTGTGCTACAGACGATAAAGGTACTAAGCTCGGGTATCGCTGAGCGGACAGATCTATTAACGGCGCTTGATCGTTCCTTCCTCAGCATCGACTGGTCCCGACCAGGCTCGGAGCGCTTTTACGAGTCGATTAGTGCAGCAGAGGACGAGCTACGTCAGGCAATTGAGGCAATACCTCGCAACAACTCATCAGTGACGGTGCGATGCATTGGGCATACACATATTGATGTTGCATGGCTATGGCGGCTAAAGCATACGCGGGAAAAGTCTGCTCGCTCGTTCAGTACGGTACTCCGACTAATGGAGCTTTTTCCCGAATATGTGTTTCTCCAGACGCAGCCACAGCTCTATGAATATTTGAAAAATGATTATCCAGACATCTATGCTGCGCTGAAGGAACGGGTGAAGGAAGGTCGCTGGGAAGCGGCCGGAGGCATGTGGCTAGAGGCGGATTGCAATCTGACAAGCGGAGAATCCATTGTTCGTCAGTTACTATATGGTACAAAGTTTCTTCGGGAGGAATTCGGCACAGAATGTACCTATTTGTGGCTGCCTGACGTATTCGGTTATAGCTGGGCGTTGCCGCAAATTCTGCGGAAAAGTGGCATTAGCACCTTTATGACGACCAAGATCAGCTGGAACCAATATAACCGGATGCCGCATGACACGTTCCAATGGCGTGGTATTGATGGCAGCAAGGTGTTAACGCATTTCATCACGACACCTGAAGACAGTGATAATTGGTGGTATACGTATAATGGAGATATCACCGCTTCAAGCGTGCAAGGCATTTGGGATAAATATCGAGACAAAGAGGTTAATCGCGAGCTGCTCCTCTCCTATGGCTACGGGGATGGCGGCGGAGGTGTTAACCGCGAGCACTTAGAGATGCGTAGACAGCTAGCTAATATGCCCGGCTTGCCGAAGGTGGAGACAGGACGCGCGGATGAATACTTCGCTAAGCTACAGCAAACGGTTGAACAATCCGATCGTTATGTACATACGTGGGACGGGGAGCTCTATCTCGAATACCATCGCGGAACGTATACGAGTCAGGCGTATAACAAGCGGATGAACCGCAAGCTGGAGCTGCTCTCACGTGATGCGGAGTGGCTGCAGGTTTGTCGTGCTGCGCTGAGTGGCGATTGGTCGAACTATCCGCAGGAACAGCTCGATGAAAGCTGGAAAACCATTTTGCGTAACCAGTTTCATGACATTATTCCAGGTTCGTCGATTCCTGAGGTGTATCATGACTCGAGAGAAGAATATGAGCAAGCGAAGGATACGCTAGAAGATTGCCGCGTACAGGCGATAACTGCACTTTCTGATAAGGGGACTTTAGGAGACGATGAATATGTCATCTGGAATGCCTCCTCTTGGTCTTACAATGGGTTAGTCGCCGTGGAGAACTGCGCGAAGGATACAGCTTGGCGGGATGCCGAGGGGCGTTTGCTAGTGTCCGAATTTGATGGTGAGCGCCATTGGGTAAAGGTACAGGATGTACCTGCATTAGGCTTCGTTACACTCCGTCGTGAAGATTCGCTGGACGTGGAAAAGCAGGAAGTATCGTCCCCCTTCTCCATTCGTGATCGCGCAATCGACACCCCCTTCTATGAGCTGGAATGGAACGAAAAGGGTCAATTAACACGTCTATACGATCGCGCTGCAGGACGAGAGGTGCTTGCTCCCGGTAATCGTGCGAACGTACTTCAGGTATTCGAGGACAAGCCGAAGATGTTTGAAGCTTGGGATATTGATATTTACTATGGCGAGAAAATGCAGGAGATCGATGGGCTCGTTTCCAGTCAGGTTGAGGTGGGGCTGCTGCGTACTGTCGTTACATTCGTCTGGTCCTATATGGATTCTTCTATTCGTCAGCGGATGATTGTCTATGCGGACAACCGCCGGATCGACTTCGAGACAGAGGTAGATTGGCAGGAGCGTCAGGAGTTACTCAAGGTAGCTTTCCCAGTCGATATTCGAACGACAGAAGCGACCTATGATATTCAGTTTGGCAACGTTAAACGACCTACACATTGGAATACAAGCTGGGATTACGCGCGCTTCGAGACAGTCGGGCACCAATGGGTGGATCTGTCGGAGCATGGCTATGGCGTAAGTCTACTGAATGATTGTAAATATGGTCATGACATCAAGGATGGGGTCATTCGATTAACGTTGATCAAGTCAGCAACCTATCCTGATCCGGGGGCTGACCAGGGTGAGCATCTGTTCACCTATGCACTCTATCCGCATGAAGGGGATTGGAGAGAAGGTCATACCGCGCAGGCGGCATGGCAGCTGAATCAGCCTGTATATGCAACTGCTGGTCGCGCTCCGACACCAAAGTTCTCGTTGTTACGGCTTGTAACAGGAGATGCGATGATCGATGCTGTTAAACGTGCAGAGGATGGCATGGGGTTAATTGTCCGTTTGCACGAGTACAAGGGCGGAAGAAGCCAGATTGCGCTCGCAAGCGATGTACCGATTCAGTCTTGGCAAGAAACAGATTTACTGGAGCGGTCTTTGGAAACTGCTGCTCAGTCTGGTCCAATCATCTTAGATCTAGCGCCTTATGAAATTAAAACGATACGGATTTCGCTGATAGATGTAGCTGTATTTAGTAGCTAG